The DNA sequence GTGGAAGACCAAAGGAGCAGAGatacttcaaatttttttatcagaTTAATTTAATGGAGAGAGCAATGGACACTGGATCAGGGACAATAATTGTCGATTTCtttaatgtattattattattattattatatttatttttttatatcattattttatctcatcttcctcttcctgtTTTCCTTTCTATGAAAATCACAAATCTGTTTGGATTAATCGTtggacactctctctctctctctctctctctctctctctctctctctctctctactctgtGCTTCACTGCTTGAGCAAAGTGGCAGCTTGGAGCTGATTCCTGAGAGCACATTTcatgattcaatttttttgcaAGAAAGATTTATtgtagggtaatttacagcccTTGTAGCGCCATCCTAATGTCACAATTAGAGAGGCACCacataattttaaattatatttgtaTCTCTTATCATTAGTTGTTATTAAGTGAAGAGTTGAAATGATCGTTATATCTTTTTGAATAAAACACATGATCAATTAATATTTTACCCAAGTCCTTCATTATCCCTAACCTTCACTCACCTTCATCATGAAGTTTAAGGAGGATTTCCTATGCACAGGAAGATGCAACACAGACTTCCATCGCCACCCGTCGTTATTGCTCTTCACCGAGAGTGAAAGCTTTGGGATGAAGAGCATAGTTACATGGGGAtggaggtcttttttttttatttagggttATGGGGTTATGTGAGGGTATATTAGGTATTTCAATttttagaagggtattttggtttttataaaaaaatgtacCAACTCATATCAGCATTTGTGATATATTCCGTAACAGCGACTAACGGTAAGGGATCCGAGcgtagtttggtattatgcataGAATATCTctctaattgtggcattctttagggggtggtagtgtaaattaccctttaataTATTAAGAGTTCGGATCACCTACCTGTTCTAGTACCTTCCACGCACGGGAGGGACATGTGTTCCTTATGAACTCACCAATCATGGAATAAGATAGGGACAGTGAGAGTTAGAGGAGGAGTTGCTGGCATGGCATCCGGCGGCAGCAAAAGGTATACTAGTACTCTATCAATCACTCTTCTCCTCACGTAAAATGACCTCTTTGTCCCTGTATATGAAACCGTTTTGACATTCTGGGAGAATGCCCCCACCTTACTGAGCTGCCGGCATGGTTCCAGGAACCAATATCAGATCGGCAGAACCGCTTAGTTTGTACAAGTATAGGCGGAGGGTGGATTCTAAAGTGATCCTATGTCAGTGGATCAATAAGGACCAAGGGTAAATCTATCCAATTCAGACAAATACAGAACAATCCGAATCAGTATTGATCTCCAAGACTGGTCAAATCACTGAGATTCCTAAAAGTTAGCTGGTGGAGTGGAAAACCTGCCAATGAGGAGGGTGCATCGGGCTAGACCCAATGGATGGTATGAGATTGTTGCTGAAGGTCATGAATCCATGTTCAAGATGCACAACAATGCGTATGAATCGTCCCAAACACTCCAACGGACATCCAATGGCTGGGAGAACCTTAGGACGCATTCAGGTTTCCTCCAACTGTCAGATGCGCTGGAAGGATTGAAGGGGCTGGAGAGGAACTTAATCCCACAATTACTCAAAAATAGAGTAGGGAGGAGACTGTGTGAAGAATGGGAAAGAATGGCCTCAACCACCAATGTCAACAACCTTTCCTCATATTCGTGTAAGggttaagttttccttcaccaaaaGGTAATATGACCCCATGACTGAAATCTTGTACTATCATTATACTCTCATTCCCAATTTAAAGTCGATATTACCCCTCCCTATTGCAATCCAGTACCGATGGCCATAGCATCGAAGGGAAACTCAAACCTTTTGCTACAGCAAGGCCGAACAGGGGAACACCATGGACTGGAGTTTGGAAGGTTCTTTTACCGGATTTTACTTGACTCTCATGCAAACCACCATTATCCATCCAGTTTTGAGTCTGAACAGGATtgacctgtttttttttttctttctttcttttatccatGGAAACTTGGGGAGTGCAAAATGTACAAAAATGTACACTGTACAGGCTACTTTATTCTACCACTAGTCTCTCCCCTCAAGTTTATTTGTGTAATGCTCACTACAAAAAATTTACAGACTACCTCGCAGTGTTCAGCGATTCTGATGATAATGTCTCTGGTTGTTGCAGTACCCATCTGTTTTCTTTTCCAACCTCCATTCTTTCAGTTCCTTCCTACTCATATCTCTGTATCACACTCTGATCTGGAAAACTCTGTTGTACCAAATGGAGTGAAGTATCATGTGAAATAGATCATACTTCACAGGCTTACTGTGCCAAAGAAAATGCTTTTGCACCTTTTTCACTCTCAGCTGCAGTTGCCGGAGCCGGGCCTCTGGGATTGAAAgcagtatttccttcaaattagGAATATCTTTCTCTGGGACAAAAACAGCAAATGACTCCCACTCTAAAACATCGAAGAAAGGAGGCACAAAATTGTCAGATAAAATCACAGGGATGCATTCGTAGAAGATGGCCTCAACCACCCTAGGACTGTTGACCTCATAACCCTTGGCACATATACAATACTTGCTGCTCTTCATGTAATTGATGTACTTCACTTTGTCCTTGGATCCGTGGCCCATCTGACCAAAAATTTTCATGTCAGGGTCTCTGTTCTCCCAGTATTGCAGCAGGATAGGACGGACATATCCATGCATATTCCCAGCAAAGAAGGCAAGGATCGGCCTCTTGGAAGGGGGATTGCCTCCTAGGCCTCTGAGAGGGTCCTTTGGGTATCTGACATATGTTTCTGGAAGCGACACATCCTTTCCTATTTTAAAGCCTTCATTTACATCAGCATTGCAAAGAGCTCTGATGCAACGATCCATATGGTGCTTTGTTTCATAAGGAGCCTACAAGAAAagtattcattaaaaaaaaaaacagttcaaaatattttgaaattaaaaatttttagcGGTATTTGAGCCTTGCTGACTAAAATCAaaagaacttttttttcttcttttaaggtggaaaaatcaaaagaatttaaTGCATAAGAAAGCATGAGAAAGTATACCCAGTCATGGCAAGCAGCAAGAAAATGATCTTCACCACCGGTTCTATTCCAGAAAGGATACTTCACCGAAATCATGTCCAGATAATTTTTCAGATATTCAACCAAGTTCCTCTGACTGTGTGAATTTGGCACATACAAGGTCTCCTCCAGCATTCGTGCACTAAAAGGCAAGTAAAACAGGTGAGCTTTTCTCGGATTTTT is a window from the Macadamia integrifolia cultivar HAES 741 unplaced genomic scaffold, SCU_Mint_v3 scaffold3034, whole genome shotgun sequence genome containing:
- the LOC122067648 gene encoding probable glycosyltransferase At5g03795, encoding MERIAKVYVYREGEKPIFHRPVLGGIYASEGWFMKHMEANKHFVVKNPRKAHLFYLPFSARMLEETLYVPNSHSQRNLVEYLKNYLDMISVKYPFWNRTGGEDHFLAACHDWAPYETKHHMDRCIRALCNADVNEGFKIGKDVSLPETYVRYPKDPLRGLGGNPPSKRPILAFFAGNMHGYVRPILLQYWENRDPDMKIFGQMGHGSKDKVKYINYMKSSKYCICAKGYEVNSPRVVEAIFYECIPVILSDNFVPPFFDVLEWESFAVFVPEKDIPNLKEILLSIPEARLRQLQLRVKKVQKHFLWHSKPVKYDLFHMILHSIWYNRVFQIRV